A genomic segment from Micromonospora echinaurantiaca encodes:
- a CDS encoding transposase yields the protein MSREEDDAVALVRVYCGLASADPADRPASAGSTLTSAVVDDAGRLLHVCEIGDDAAGYAQLVALLVERSGGPSGAAIAADSDDHTVTSLLSAAGRPLAIADDDSVDDFAERFADDDSLEEMQSPPAERRAVGLARALQAGALSAITLPAHRDLAGYKQVLAAHAALASGRHSAAVALREVLRELYPAALRAYPDPAEPVPLAVLDALPEPGMLAGTVARGREVSVAADAVAAHLAADGVAEAEEIEEAVTALRVAISETPRRATVNRALTAAVAETVRQAVASVRACDAGCEALVGALSARVSAPAPAAPGRRAAGRRAEPTGDRPGLTTSTAGLRTIRPAEQPTPSGGRRSRPEPVSGTTPPPAPRPLGPPPVAPAPVAPPPVAPQPVAPQPVTPAAAAGTPVSGAPSHTEPARRVDAPTNRPVSAPPPPPPGITPIAPAQRGAVPPAEAGEPFRPTLTTAAINSARAERQRTVIPPRPKTNGEAPTGGFSATDLSIPVPTPRPGKEAAPPGSRANWPLVNNPEDPADSSANNPVVGSYGDRGGRGVDAPTDPGAERRVTPPWLADDLPQEPPMLRLVEPPPMADRALRDGPNPPTDPQLENPPLRLVDREEAPRNGRPAAPRAERPAPEHRPAPPVERRPPPVSDEGDGDLLIFAQAKSAWFVGHGDSAADLDWSTTADTGWQAAEQAARPSVGAETKAGLPKRVPQANLVPGSPLREERPLRIVRDAASLAENTTGYFRGWRRGQEIGGFAVGGRPGREAAGGWDFTRDTGDRDDDREYEYRSAGYRS from the coding sequence GTGTCCCGGGAGGAGGACGACGCCGTGGCGCTCGTGCGCGTGTACTGCGGTCTGGCCTCGGCGGATCCGGCCGACCGACCGGCTTCGGCCGGTTCGACGCTGACGTCCGCTGTGGTCGACGACGCAGGCCGTCTGCTGCATGTCTGCGAGATCGGCGACGACGCGGCGGGCTACGCCCAGCTGGTCGCGCTGCTCGTGGAGCGGTCGGGCGGGCCGAGCGGTGCGGCGATCGCCGCGGACAGCGACGACCACACGGTCACCTCGCTGCTCAGCGCGGCGGGCCGCCCACTGGCGATCGCCGACGACGACTCGGTCGACGACTTCGCCGAGCGGTTCGCCGACGACGACTCGCTGGAGGAGATGCAGTCCCCGCCCGCCGAGCGGCGCGCGGTCGGCCTGGCCCGCGCCCTGCAGGCCGGCGCGCTCTCCGCGATCACCCTGCCGGCGCACCGCGACCTCGCCGGCTACAAGCAGGTGCTCGCCGCGCACGCCGCGCTGGCCAGCGGCCGGCACTCGGCCGCCGTGGCGCTGCGCGAGGTGCTCCGCGAGCTCTACCCGGCCGCGCTGCGCGCCTACCCGGACCCGGCCGAGCCGGTCCCACTGGCCGTCCTCGACGCCCTGCCGGAGCCTGGCATGCTGGCCGGCACCGTCGCCCGGGGCCGGGAGGTCTCCGTCGCCGCCGACGCGGTGGCGGCTCACCTCGCCGCGGACGGCGTGGCCGAGGCCGAGGAGATCGAGGAGGCGGTGACCGCGCTGCGGGTGGCCATCTCCGAGACGCCCCGGCGGGCGACCGTGAACCGCGCCCTCACCGCTGCCGTGGCGGAGACCGTACGCCAGGCCGTCGCCTCGGTCCGTGCCTGCGACGCCGGCTGCGAGGCACTGGTCGGCGCGCTCAGCGCCCGGGTCAGCGCGCCCGCGCCGGCCGCGCCCGGCCGCCGCGCCGCCGGCCGCCGGGCCGAGCCGACCGGCGACCGGCCCGGCCTGACCACCAGCACCGCCGGGCTGCGCACCATCCGGCCGGCCGAGCAGCCGACCCCGTCCGGCGGGCGGCGCAGCCGTCCCGAGCCGGTTTCCGGCACCACTCCCCCGCCGGCGCCCCGCCCGCTCGGCCCGCCGCCGGTCGCCCCGGCGCCGGTCGCCCCGCCGCCGGTCGCGCCACAGCCGGTCGCGCCACAGCCGGTCACCCCGGCCGCGGCGGCCGGCACCCCGGTCTCCGGCGCGCCGAGCCACACCGAGCCGGCCCGCCGGGTGGACGCCCCGACCAACCGGCCGGTCTCCGCGCCGCCGCCACCGCCACCCGGGATCACCCCGATCGCGCCCGCGCAGCGCGGCGCGGTGCCGCCGGCCGAGGCGGGTGAGCCGTTCCGGCCCACGCTGACCACCGCGGCGATCAACAGCGCGCGTGCCGAGCGGCAGCGCACCGTCATCCCGCCCCGCCCGAAGACCAACGGCGAGGCGCCCACCGGCGGGTTCAGCGCCACCGACCTCAGCATTCCGGTGCCCACGCCCCGACCGGGCAAGGAAGCCGCCCCACCGGGCTCCCGGGCCAACTGGCCGCTGGTCAACAACCCGGAGGATCCGGCCGACAGCTCCGCCAACAACCCGGTCGTCGGCTCGTACGGCGACCGGGGCGGGCGCGGCGTGGACGCACCGACCGATCCCGGGGCGGAGCGTCGGGTCACCCCGCCGTGGCTCGCCGACGACCTGCCCCAGGAGCCGCCGATGCTGCGGCTGGTTGAGCCCCCGCCGATGGCCGACCGGGCACTGCGCGACGGGCCGAACCCGCCCACCGACCCGCAGCTGGAGAACCCGCCGCTGCGCCTGGTCGACCGCGAGGAGGCCCCGCGCAACGGCCGGCCGGCCGCCCCGCGTGCCGAGCGCCCGGCGCCCGAGCACCGGCCGGCGCCGCCGGTGGAGCGGCGTCCCCCGCCCGTCTCCGACGAGGGCGACGGTGACCTGCTGATCTTCGCCCAGGCGAAGTCCGCCTGGTTCGTGGGGCACGGCGACTCGGCGGCCGACCTGGACTGGTCGACCACTGCCGACACCGGCTGGCAGGCGGCCGAGCAGGCGGCCCGGCCGTCGGTCGGTGCCGAGACCAAGGCCGGGCTGCCCAAGCGGGTCCCCCAGGCCAACCTCGTCCCCGGCTCCCCGCTGCGCGAGGAGCGTCCACTGCGGATCGTCCGGGACGCGGCGAGCCTCGCCGAGAACACCACCGGCTACTTCCGCGGCTGGCGTCGCGGGCAGGAGATCGGCGGGTTCGCGGTCGGCGGCCGGCCGGGCCGCGAGGCCGCCGGCGGCTGGGACTTCACCCGCGACACCGGTGACCGCGACGACGATCGGGAGTACGAGTACCGCTCGGCCGGCTACCGCTCCTGA
- a CDS encoding GTP-binding protein, protein MSHRPPTPSGRVTSAKIVIAGGFGVGKTTLVGSVSEITPLTTEAIMTSAGVGVDDNRQVPGKTTTTVAMDFGRISIDRDLILYLFGTPGQTRFWFMWDELVRGAIGAVVLVDTRRLADCFAAIDFFEHRRLPYLVAINCFDGMQYHDPQDVRDALAISSDVPVVACDARNRESTKHVLISLVEYVLTMRRSRQVAPA, encoded by the coding sequence ATGTCGCACCGCCCGCCGACCCCGAGCGGGCGCGTGACGTCGGCGAAGATCGTTATCGCCGGTGGCTTCGGCGTCGGCAAGACGACGCTGGTCGGCTCGGTCTCGGAGATCACGCCGCTGACCACGGAGGCCATCATGACCTCCGCCGGCGTGGGCGTCGACGACAACCGGCAGGTGCCGGGTAAGACGACGACCACGGTGGCGATGGACTTCGGCCGTATCTCGATCGACCGTGACCTGATCCTGTACCTGTTCGGTACGCCGGGTCAGACCCGCTTCTGGTTCATGTGGGACGAACTGGTGCGCGGGGCGATCGGCGCGGTCGTGCTGGTGGACACCCGCCGGCTGGCCGACTGCTTCGCGGCGATCGACTTCTTCGAGCACCGGCGGCTGCCGTATCTGGTGGCCATCAACTGCTTCGACGGGATGCAGTACCACGACCCGCAGGACGTCCGGGACGCGCTGGCGATCTCGAGCGACGTGCCGGTGGTGGCCTGCGACGCCCGCAACCGGGAGTCGACGAAGCACGTGCTGATCTCGCTGGTCGAGTACGTGCTCACCATGCGTCGCTCGCGCCAGGTCGCGCCGGCCTGA
- a CDS encoding DUF742 domain-containing protein, translating to MVDRDEPTGALVRPYAVTRGRTRPRLDIALEALVETTVRGRAAANGSGGQGREHQYIAALCDGRVQSLAEIAARMQLPLGVARVLIADMATDGLVAVHEPTILDDSDDAVGTELLERVLSGLRRL from the coding sequence ATGGTTGATCGTGACGAACCGACCGGAGCGTTGGTCCGTCCATACGCCGTGACCCGTGGTCGTACCCGCCCCCGACTCGACATCGCGCTGGAGGCGCTCGTCGAGACGACGGTGCGCGGCCGGGCCGCTGCCAACGGCAGTGGCGGCCAGGGTCGCGAGCACCAGTACATCGCCGCGCTGTGTGACGGACGCGTGCAGTCGCTAGCCGAGATCGCGGCGCGAATGCAGCTCCCGCTCGGTGTGGCCCGGGTGCTCATCGCCGACATGGCGACGGACGGCCTGGTCGCGGTCCACGAGCCGACCATCCTGGACGACTCGGACGACGCGGTGGGCACTGAACTGCTGGAGAGGGTGCTGAGTGGACTTCGCAGGCTCTGA
- a CDS encoding roadblock/LC7 domain-containing protein, producing MTTTQDLGWLLANFADRVPGVAHAVAVSADGLLLASSRDLPRDRADQLAAIASGLVSLTQGAARCFEGGAVLQTVVEMDNGFLFLMSISDGSSFAVLAARSCDVGQVGYEMALLVDRVGDALTPQPRAAAGMLG from the coding sequence ATGACTACTACGCAGGATCTCGGTTGGCTGCTCGCCAACTTCGCCGATCGGGTTCCCGGTGTCGCGCACGCGGTCGCCGTCTCCGCGGACGGCCTGCTCCTCGCGTCGTCACGGGACCTCCCGCGGGACCGGGCCGACCAGCTGGCCGCGATCGCGTCCGGCCTGGTCAGCCTGACCCAGGGCGCGGCCCGCTGCTTCGAGGGCGGCGCGGTGCTGCAGACGGTGGTCGAGATGGACAATGGCTTCCTGTTCCTGATGTCCATCTCGGACGGCTCGTCGTTCGCCGTGCTCGCCGCCCGCAGCTGCGACGTCGGGCAGGTCGGTTACGAGATGGCGTTGCTGGTCGACCGGGTGGGCGACGCGTTGACCCCGCAGCCGCGCGCGGCCGCGGGCATGCTGGGCTGA
- a CDS encoding sensor histidine kinase has translation MSKRPKTAGSFLSRLRRPAGRLRDMPIWSKLGLIMIVPTIATVVVGTSGLVDHLQTLNNANRAGELASLVGYSGELVDTLQDERTAALRLLGAPPAQADPFKDAYNQASGRVDQARVPYSSQRTELEDLPSSLDGHLDEIDQLLRDLPAARSQVLNGKQGLVDAQRSYDELINGILAVRDSATQLAGDNNLSDRMRAATATARGKEALSQQRNVVHLALIRKEFTATLRNDYIASATGQTQAKQSFDVVANQAETDFYLRTIAGPDRREALQYSSWVTGTNRSDTLAGAPFDANQWDAAMVAYADLHRTAESKFDRDVVALADDLRSDVQRQVFLESGLLLSMLLLAILFAYLVARSMARSLRDLRQGALSVAQYGLPQAVARLRDPQVTGQLTPTQLANQIAEPLPVRSKDEFGQVTEAFNAVHLEAVRTAAEQAALRASVATMFVNLARRSQILVDRLIGHLDRLERGEEDPDRLAELFQLDHLATRMRRNDENLLVLAGADSTRVQREPAALIDVLRAAQSEVEHYTRIEFGVIDRDIEVAAHAVNDLVHLVAELFDNATAFSPPDSQVLIEARRVGDRASLYVEDRGIGISPDQLHELNERLATPPQVDVAVSRMMGLVVVARLASRHGVKVELRPGADRGTVADVTLPPSVLVPRALAGRAQSAPALPAGNAPSSGPAPAFGALPALGNLPNSPRPSGSGNQVTLGGRPFEPAPANGTGSPAPAGAGRSMPAWSDLTGATAASGGDAFGPRTSNGQPIDPLPQRRATDGDPATTGQQSGIPRQLPSSPEAQPYFPPPVSAPPVPPHSAPPYSGQPYSGPPYAGPVSSPPVSGMPVSSSPVSGMPVSASPVSGMPVSGQPISSPPGGPLPQRPVTPPNTSAPPAWPPVAGADPATPPVPERLAAALDMTTELPRMPRTDQPTAPNQAAAPAVRPAATPATPAAPPAPARPTTPQPQNRQRYADETMELPIFRELESAWFRTRRPGPEEAAGARQPATNGSAATQQFSKVDAAGRAVPQTPPATTGNAPMAQTPTAGGAPRENGATANGGARPASAGSLPTRRPQPSEGGGWATAADEGWRAASAASEVPVAATTPTGLPKRTPMAQLVPGAVEKPTTSVQRRTPESVRGLLSAYHRGVQRGRSHPSDSNPTSPEATPGGQQSSQSGSGPVAGSGQKEQEG, from the coding sequence GTGAGCAAACGGCCAAAGACGGCGGGCTCTTTCCTGTCGCGGCTGCGCCGGCCGGCCGGTCGGCTCCGCGACATGCCGATCTGGTCCAAGCTCGGTCTCATCATGATCGTGCCGACCATCGCCACGGTCGTCGTGGGTACCAGTGGTCTCGTCGACCACCTGCAGACGCTCAACAACGCCAACCGGGCCGGCGAGCTGGCCAGCCTGGTCGGCTACTCCGGGGAGCTGGTCGACACCCTCCAGGACGAGCGGACGGCCGCGCTGCGGCTGCTCGGCGCGCCGCCGGCGCAGGCGGACCCGTTCAAGGACGCGTACAACCAGGCGAGCGGTCGGGTCGACCAGGCGCGGGTGCCCTACTCCTCCCAGCGGACCGAGCTCGAGGACCTGCCGTCGAGCCTCGACGGGCATCTCGACGAGATCGACCAGTTGCTCAGGGACCTGCCCGCCGCCCGCAGTCAGGTGCTCAACGGCAAGCAGGGGCTCGTCGACGCGCAGCGGAGCTACGACGAGCTGATCAACGGGATCCTCGCTGTCCGGGACTCGGCCACCCAGCTCGCCGGCGACAACAACCTGAGCGACCGGATGCGCGCGGCCACCGCCACCGCCCGTGGCAAGGAGGCCCTCTCCCAGCAGCGGAACGTGGTGCACCTGGCGCTGATCCGCAAGGAATTCACCGCGACCCTGCGGAACGACTACATCGCCAGCGCCACCGGCCAGACCCAGGCGAAGCAGAGCTTCGATGTGGTCGCCAACCAGGCCGAGACCGACTTCTACCTGCGCACCATCGCCGGTCCCGACCGGCGCGAGGCGCTCCAGTACAGCAGCTGGGTAACCGGTACCAACAGAAGCGACACCCTGGCCGGCGCGCCGTTCGACGCCAACCAGTGGGACGCGGCGATGGTGGCGTACGCCGACCTGCATCGCACCGCGGAGTCGAAGTTCGACCGCGACGTGGTCGCCCTGGCCGACGACCTCCGCTCGGACGTGCAGCGCCAGGTCTTCCTGGAGTCCGGCCTGCTGCTGAGCATGCTGCTGCTGGCCATCCTCTTCGCCTATCTGGTCGCCCGCTCGATGGCCCGCTCGCTGCGCGACCTGCGCCAGGGCGCCCTCTCGGTCGCCCAGTACGGCCTGCCGCAGGCGGTGGCCCGGCTGCGTGACCCGCAGGTCACCGGGCAGCTGACGCCGACCCAGCTGGCCAACCAGATCGCCGAGCCGCTGCCGGTGCGCAGCAAGGACGAGTTCGGTCAGGTGACCGAGGCGTTCAACGCCGTCCACCTGGAGGCCGTCCGGACCGCCGCCGAGCAGGCCGCGCTGCGCGCCTCCGTCGCGACGATGTTCGTCAACCTGGCCCGTCGGTCGCAGATCCTGGTCGACCGGCTGATCGGTCACCTCGACCGGCTGGAGCGCGGCGAGGAGGACCCGGACCGGCTGGCCGAGCTGTTCCAGCTGGACCACCTGGCCACCCGGATGCGCCGCAACGACGAGAACCTGCTGGTCCTCGCGGGCGCCGACTCGACCCGCGTGCAGCGGGAGCCGGCCGCGCTGATCGACGTGCTCCGGGCCGCGCAGTCCGAGGTCGAGCACTACACCCGGATCGAGTTCGGGGTCATCGACCGGGACATCGAGGTCGCCGCGCACGCCGTCAACGACCTGGTCCACCTGGTCGCCGAGCTGTTCGACAACGCCACCGCGTTCTCGCCGCCGGACTCGCAGGTGCTGATCGAGGCCCGCCGGGTCGGCGACCGCGCCTCGCTCTACGTCGAGGACCGCGGTATCGGCATCAGCCCCGACCAGCTGCACGAACTCAACGAGCGGCTCGCCACGCCGCCGCAGGTGGACGTGGCCGTCTCCCGGATGATGGGCCTGGTCGTGGTCGCCCGGCTGGCGTCCCGGCACGGGGTGAAGGTCGAGCTGCGGCCAGGTGCTGACCGGGGCACTGTGGCGGATGTCACGCTGCCGCCGTCGGTGCTGGTGCCCCGGGCGCTCGCCGGGCGGGCCCAGTCGGCCCCGGCGCTGCCCGCGGGCAACGCGCCGTCCTCCGGTCCGGCGCCCGCCTTCGGTGCGCTGCCGGCCCTCGGCAACCTGCCCAACAGCCCGCGGCCGAGCGGTTCCGGCAACCAGGTCACCCTGGGCGGCCGGCCGTTCGAGCCGGCACCTGCCAACGGCACCGGCAGCCCGGCTCCGGCCGGCGCCGGCCGGAGCATGCCGGCCTGGTCGGACCTCACCGGCGCGACCGCGGCCAGCGGCGGCGACGCGTTCGGCCCGCGTACCTCCAACGGCCAGCCGATCGACCCGCTGCCGCAGCGGCGGGCGACCGACGGCGACCCGGCCACCACCGGTCAGCAGTCCGGCATCCCGCGGCAGCTGCCGAGCAGCCCGGAGGCGCAGCCGTACTTCCCGCCGCCGGTGTCGGCTCCGCCGGTGCCGCCGCACTCGGCGCCGCCGTACTCGGGCCAGCCGTACTCCGGGCCGCCGTACGCCGGACCGGTCTCCTCGCCGCCGGTCTCCGGGATGCCGGTCTCGTCGTCCCCGGTCTCCGGGATGCCGGTCTCCGCGTCGCCGGTGTCGGGCATGCCGGTCTCCGGTCAGCCGATCTCGTCGCCGCCCGGTGGCCCGCTGCCGCAGCGCCCGGTGACACCGCCGAACACCTCGGCGCCGCCGGCCTGGCCACCGGTCGCCGGGGCGGACCCGGCCACGCCGCCGGTGCCCGAGCGGCTGGCCGCCGCGCTCGACATGACCACCGAGCTGCCGCGGATGCCGCGTACGGACCAGCCGACCGCGCCGAACCAGGCGGCGGCCCCGGCGGTCCGACCGGCCGCCACGCCGGCCACGCCGGCTGCTCCGCCCGCGCCGGCTCGGCCGACCACCCCGCAGCCGCAGAACCGGCAGCGGTACGCGGACGAGACGATGGAGCTGCCGATCTTCCGGGAGCTCGAGTCGGCCTGGTTCCGTACCCGGCGACCGGGGCCGGAGGAGGCGGCTGGCGCCCGGCAGCCGGCGACGAACGGTTCCGCCGCGACCCAGCAGTTCAGCAAGGTCGACGCGGCGGGTCGCGCCGTGCCGCAGACACCACCCGCAACGACAGGTAACGCACCGATGGCACAGACACCGACGGCCGGAGGAGCGCCGCGCGAGAACGGGGCCACAGCGAACGGTGGGGCGCGACCCGCGTCCGCCGGGAGCCTCCCCACCCGTCGTCCGCAGCCCAGCGAGGGCGGCGGCTGGGCGACCGCGGCCGACGAGGGCTGGCGGGCGGCGTCGGCCGCCAGTGAGGTGCCGGTGGCGGCCACCACCCCGACGGGTCTGCCGAAGCGCACCCCGATGGCCCAGCTGGTGCCCGGCGCGGTGGAGAAGCCGACCACCTCGGTGCAGCGGCGGACGCCGGAGTCCGTGCGCGGCCTGCTCTCCGCCTACCACCGTGGCGTCCAGCGAGGGCGTAGCCACCCGTCCGACAGCAACCCGACCAGCCCGGAGGCGACTCCGGGAGGGCAGCAATCCTCGCAGTCTGGCTCAGGCCCGGTGGCCGGGAGCGGGCAGAAGGAGCAAGAAGGATGA
- a CDS encoding ATP-binding protein, with the protein MDWESPLSWDAEAAVAAITRLAREGRADVPVYAIEADRRVATRSFDVAGSPLFIAEGIFAADIVEECRRRGVLAGAYALRRPRGATFVRRLARDLAEQRKAPRVLIRRGVALLRAEPAVLRRQTGLGAEAARARQVLRGVAGLLAGHPHRR; encoded by the coding sequence GTGGACTGGGAGTCACCGCTGTCCTGGGACGCCGAGGCGGCGGTTGCGGCGATTACCCGGCTGGCCAGGGAGGGTCGGGCGGATGTGCCGGTCTATGCCATCGAGGCTGATCGTCGGGTGGCCACCCGGTCATTTGACGTCGCCGGTTCGCCACTTTTCATCGCCGAAGGCATTTTTGCCGCCGACATCGTCGAGGAGTGCCGGCGACGGGGGGTGCTCGCCGGGGCGTACGCCCTGCGGCGGCCGCGCGGCGCGACCTTCGTCCGCCGGCTGGCCCGCGACCTCGCCGAGCAGCGCAAGGCTCCCCGGGTGCTGATCCGGCGCGGGGTGGCGCTGCTGCGCGCCGAGCCGGCGGTACTGCGCCGGCAGACCGGCCTGGGCGCGGAGGCGGCCCGGGCCCGCCAGGTGCTGCGCGGGGTGGCCGGCCTGCTCGCCGGCCACCCGCACCGCCGGTGA
- a CDS encoding adenosine deaminase, with the protein MVATIRYEDIVKVPKALLHDHLDGGLRPATIVELAAEVGHELPNTDPEALGRWFVEAADSGSLERYLETFAHTVAVMQTAPALRRVARECALDLATDGVVYAEVRFAPEQHLERDLTLDEVVEAVLAGFAEGSALAAEAGTPIRVGTLLTAMRHAARSQEIAELAVRHRDAGVVGFDIAGAEAGFPPTRHLDAFEYLQRENFHFTIHAGEAFGLPSIWQAIQWCGADRLGHGVRIVDDITPGPEPTLGRLAAYVRDKRIPLELCPSSNVQTGAAPSIAEHPIGLLRDLRFRVTVNTDNRLMSGTSMSREMALLVEAFGYGWRELQWFTINAMKSAFIPFDQRLRIIDEVIKPAYAKLLP; encoded by the coding sequence ATGGTCGCGACAATCCGGTACGAGGACATCGTCAAGGTTCCCAAGGCGCTGCTGCACGACCACCTCGATGGCGGCCTGCGGCCGGCGACGATCGTCGAGTTGGCCGCCGAGGTCGGTCACGAGCTGCCCAACACCGATCCCGAGGCGCTCGGCCGCTGGTTCGTCGAGGCGGCCGACTCGGGCTCGCTGGAGCGCTACCTGGAGACCTTCGCGCACACCGTCGCCGTGATGCAGACCGCCCCGGCGCTGCGCCGGGTGGCCCGGGAGTGCGCGCTCGACCTGGCGACCGACGGGGTGGTCTACGCCGAGGTGCGGTTCGCCCCGGAGCAGCACCTGGAGCGGGACCTGACCCTGGACGAGGTGGTCGAGGCGGTGCTGGCCGGCTTCGCCGAGGGCAGCGCGCTGGCCGCCGAGGCGGGCACGCCGATCCGGGTCGGCACGCTGCTCACCGCGATGCGGCACGCGGCCCGCTCGCAGGAGATCGCCGAGCTCGCCGTGCGGCACCGGGACGCCGGGGTGGTCGGCTTCGACATCGCCGGCGCCGAGGCGGGCTTCCCACCCACCCGGCACCTGGACGCCTTCGAGTACCTCCAGCGGGAGAACTTCCACTTCACCATCCACGCTGGCGAGGCGTTCGGGCTGCCGTCGATCTGGCAGGCGATCCAGTGGTGCGGGGCCGACCGGCTCGGCCACGGGGTGCGGATCGTGGACGACATCACCCCAGGCCCGGAGCCGACGCTCGGCCGGCTGGCCGCGTACGTGCGGGACAAGCGGATCCCGCTGGAGTTGTGCCCGTCCTCGAACGTACAGACCGGGGCCGCCCCGTCGATCGCCGAGCACCCCATCGGGCTGCTGCGGGACCTGCGCTTCCGGGTCACCGTGAACACCGACAACCGGCTGATGAGCGGCACCTCGATGTCCCGCGAGATGGCCCTGCTGGTGGAGGCGTTCGGCTACGGCTGGCGCGAGTTGCAGTGGTTCACCATCAACGCGATGAAGAGCGCGTTCATCCCGTTCGACCAGCGGCTGCGGATCATCGACGAGGTGATCAAGCCGGCGTACGCCAAGCTGCTGCCCTGA
- a CDS encoding PPOX class F420-dependent oxidoreductase: protein MTARLWELFGERGRGVLVTLRRDGRPQLSNVDYLAEPGLIRCSTTAGRAKVRNLLRDPRVSFHVTTADGGAYAVAEGTAVLTPPAAAPDDATVEELVEVYRRIRGEHPDWADYRAAMVADGRLVLRLAVDRVYGWRP, encoded by the coding sequence GTGACCGCCCGGCTGTGGGAGCTGTTCGGCGAGCGCGGCCGGGGCGTCCTGGTCACCCTGCGCCGGGACGGCCGTCCCCAACTCTCCAACGTCGACTACCTGGCCGAGCCCGGCCTGATCCGCTGCTCCACCACCGCCGGCCGGGCCAAGGTGCGCAACCTCCTCCGCGACCCCCGGGTCAGCTTCCACGTCACCACCGCCGACGGCGGGGCGTACGCGGTGGCGGAGGGGACGGCAGTGCTGACGCCGCCGGCGGCGGCGCCCGACGACGCCACGGTCGAGGAACTGGTCGAGGTCTACCGGCGGATCCGCGGCGAGCACCCCGACTGGGCCGACTACCGGGCGGCGATGGTCGCCGACGGCCGGCTGGTGCTCCGGCTCGCCGTCGACCGGGTGTACGGCTGGCGTCCCTGA
- a CDS encoding NADPH-dependent FMN reductase, whose amino-acid sequence MPRLTVIVASTRPGRVGRRIGDWFTAVATAHGAFDDVRLVDLAEVALPFHDEPHHPSEGRYLHQHTREWSATVAAGDAFVFVMPEYNYGFSAPLKNAIDYLYTEWQYKPVGFVSYGMTSGGLRAVQMIKQVVTTLKMMPANEAVTVFLRQALDDAGELVPDPGRDAAAKGMLDEVARLATALAPLRVTA is encoded by the coding sequence ATGCCCCGCCTGACCGTCATCGTCGCCAGCACCCGACCGGGCCGCGTGGGCCGCCGGATCGGCGACTGGTTCACCGCCGTCGCCACCGCGCACGGTGCCTTCGACGACGTACGCCTCGTCGACCTCGCCGAGGTGGCCCTGCCCTTCCACGACGAGCCGCACCACCCGTCCGAGGGGCGCTACCTGCACCAGCACACTCGCGAGTGGAGCGCCACGGTCGCCGCCGGCGACGCCTTCGTCTTCGTGATGCCGGAGTACAACTACGGCTTCAGCGCACCGCTGAAGAACGCGATCGACTACCTCTACACCGAGTGGCAGTACAAGCCGGTCGGTTTCGTCAGCTACGGCATGACCTCCGGCGGCCTGCGCGCGGTCCAGATGATCAAGCAGGTGGTGACCACCCTCAAGATGATGCCGGCCAACGAGGCGGTGACCGTGTTCCTGCGCCAAGCGCTCGACGACGCCGGGGAACTGGTGCCGGACCCGGGGCGCGACGCCGCCGCCAAGGGGATGCTCGACGAGGTCGCCCGGCTGGCCACCGCGCTCGCTCCGCTGCGGGTGACGGCGTGA
- the yczE gene encoding membrane protein YczE has protein sequence MSTTLPGRLARLLTGLVLFGVSVALMVRADLGLASWDVLHQGLAERTGLPLGQVVNLVAVAVLLLWIPLRQRPGVGTLANAVVVGFAADAALVVLPPVPSVAGRIGLLVAGILLNGLATALYLGARLGPGPRDGLMTGLAARGLPIGRVRTAIELGVLALGWALGGTVGPGTVLFAVSIGPLAQYLIPKFTVPAQSQPATTGVTSPCPA, from the coding sequence ATGTCAACCACATTGCCGGGCCGGTTGGCCCGCCTGCTGACCGGCCTCGTGCTGTTCGGCGTCAGCGTGGCCCTGATGGTCCGCGCCGACCTGGGCCTCGCGTCCTGGGACGTGCTGCACCAGGGACTCGCCGAGCGGACCGGGCTACCCCTCGGCCAGGTGGTCAACCTGGTCGCCGTGGCCGTGCTGCTGCTCTGGATCCCGCTACGGCAGCGCCCCGGGGTCGGCACCCTCGCGAACGCGGTGGTGGTCGGGTTCGCCGCCGACGCCGCGCTCGTCGTCCTGCCGCCGGTGCCCTCGGTCGCCGGCCGGATCGGCCTGCTGGTCGCCGGCATCCTGCTCAACGGGCTCGCCACGGCCCTCTACCTCGGAGCCCGCCTCGGGCCCGGGCCGCGCGACGGCCTGATGACCGGGCTGGCCGCCCGCGGCCTGCCGATCGGGCGGGTCCGCACGGCCATCGAGCTCGGCGTGCTCGCGCTGGGCTGGGCGCTCGGCGGCACCGTCGGTCCCGGCACCGTCCTCTTCGCCGTCAGCATCGGGCCGCTGGCCCAGTACCTCATCCCGAAGTTCACCGTGCCGGCCCAGAGCCAGCCCGCCACCACAGGAGTGACCTCGCCATGCCCCGCCTGA